A window from Thermodesulfobacteriota bacterium encodes these proteins:
- the thrC gene encoding threonine synthase, which produces MGYVKGLRCRECKREVPLAPVHVCEFCFGPLEVEYDYESIKRNLDRKMIESRPKTMWRYRELLPLNSEPSVGLEVGFTPLKRAERLAEVLGVKELYLKNDAVNHPTLSFKDRVVAVAISKAKEFGFEVVSCASTGNLANSVAALAAEGGLTSYIFVPHDLEQGKILGTLVYGTNLIGITGSYDEVNRLCSEIGENYRWAFVNINLRPFYAEGSKTYGYEIAEQLGWKTPKHIVVPMAGGSLITKIWKGFNELATLGLIDSVQCKIYGAQAAGSNPIVAAFKEGIDWIRPQRPRTIAKSLAIGNPADGYYALKTIRESGGMAEDVTDEEIVEAMKLLARTEGIFTETAGGVTVGVTKKLIEKGVIPKDESILISITGNGLKTQEAIQDRVGRPVVISAKFSEFEKIVEPQQKKGRENPIQVSI; this is translated from the coding sequence ATGGGATACGTCAAAGGATTGAGATGTAGGGAGTGTAAAAGGGAGGTTCCGTTGGCCCCGGTTCACGTATGCGAATTCTGCTTCGGTCCCCTGGAGGTCGAATACGACTATGAAAGTATAAAAAGAAACCTCGACAGAAAGATGATCGAATCCAGACCCAAGACGATGTGGCGTTACAGAGAGCTCCTTCCTTTAAATTCGGAACCCTCCGTTGGACTCGAGGTTGGCTTCACCCCTTTAAAAAGGGCGGAGAGGCTGGCAGAGGTCCTCGGGGTAAAGGAGCTATATTTGAAGAACGATGCGGTCAATCATCCCACCCTTTCCTTCAAAGACCGGGTCGTTGCGGTGGCCATCTCCAAGGCCAAGGAATTCGGTTTTGAGGTGGTTTCGTGCGCCTCGACCGGGAATCTTGCCAACTCCGTAGCCGCCCTTGCCGCGGAGGGGGGGCTGACCAGTTACATCTTCGTCCCCCATGACCTTGAACAGGGAAAGATTCTCGGCACTTTGGTCTACGGGACAAACCTCATCGGAATCACAGGGAGTTATGACGAGGTGAACCGGCTTTGTAGCGAGATCGGCGAAAATTACAGATGGGCATTCGTCAATATCAATTTGCGGCCTTTCTATGCCGAGGGGTCGAAGACCTACGGATACGAAATTGCGGAACAGTTGGGCTGGAAGACCCCGAAGCATATCGTCGTGCCGATGGCGGGCGGATCCCTTATCACGAAGATCTGGAAAGGTTTCAATGAATTGGCCACGCTCGGCCTGATCGATTCCGTTCAGTGCAAAATCTATGGGGCTCAGGCAGCCGGGTCGAATCCGATCGTCGCCGCCTTCAAGGAGGGAATCGATTGGATCAGGCCTCAGAGGCCAAGAACCATCGCCAAATCCCTCGCCATCGGGAACCCCGCAGATGGCTACTACGCCCTGAAGACCATCCGGGAATCGGGCGGGATGGCCGAAGACGTCACCGATGAAGAGATCGTGGAGGCCATGAAACTGTTGGCACGCACCGAGGGGATCTTTACCGAAACCGCAGGAGGCGTGACGGTGGGGGTCACGAAGAAGTTGATCGAAAAGGGGGTCATCCCAAAAGACGAGTCGATCCTCATTTCCATCACCGGAAATGGGTTAAAGACCCAGGAGGCGATCCAGGACAGGGTAGGTCGCCCTGTCGTCATATCGGCCAAGTTTTCCGAATTTGAGAAGATCGTGGAACCCCAGCAGAAAAAGGGGCGAGAGAACCCGATTCAGGTTTCGATTTAA